A window of Thalassophryne amazonica chromosome 21, fThaAma1.1, whole genome shotgun sequence contains these coding sequences:
- the cx23 gene encoding gap junction epsilon-1 protein: protein MFFLGVLGFAIYGNEALHFSCHPDRRELNLFCYNQFRPITPQVFWALQLVTVLVPGAVFHLYATCKNIGQEEILEGPTYTVFYIISVLLRMILEVIAFWLQSHLFGFQVQLLYMCDATALEKTFNVTKCMVPEHFEKTIFLSAMYTFTVITILLCIAEIFEILCRRLGYLNNQ, encoded by the exons ATGTTCTTCTTGGGCGTTCTCGGCTTTGCCATCTACGGGAACGAGGCGCTGCACTTCAGCTGTCACCCCGACCGCCGAGAACTCAACCTGTTCTGCTACAACCAGTTCAGACCCATCACACCTCAG GTTTTCTGGGCGCTGCAGCTGGTGACAGTCTTGGTTCCTGGGGCGGTGTTCCACCTCTACGCGACATGTAAGAACATCGGCCAGGAGGAGATCCTTGAAGGACCCACCTACACGGTCTTCTACATCATCTCTGTTCTCCTGCGGATGATCCTGGAGGTCATTGCCTTCTGGCTACAAAGCCACCTGTTCGGTTTCCAG GTCCAGTTGCTGTACATGTGTGATGCCACTGCTTTGGAAAAGACCTTTAATGTGACTAAGTGCATGGTTCCTGAACATTTTGAGAAAACCATCTTCCTGAGTGCCATGTACACCTTCACTGTGATCACCATCCTTCTCTGTATCGCTGAGATATTCGAGATACTCTGCCGACGACTCGGTTATCTCAACAACCAATGA